Proteins co-encoded in one Daphnia carinata strain CSIRO-1 chromosome 3, CSIRO_AGI_Dcar_HiC_V3, whole genome shotgun sequence genomic window:
- the LOC130697494 gene encoding collagen alpha-1(XXII) chain-like isoform X2: MVITVLSTRKRRKVVSQLLLFGLLLALQLWGTTEARQQRLKRQESGESEFDEDEELTDDLDALGNSEYDEIDAEDSSPNRGDVSVFTRPAPGAGDVDFNGPCSDYRPGEDDLQAFDFIRQFRLDVLETKYPGVTKVRGSSRLQTAYRLEKEADLVVPTRNIFPQGLPQQFSFICTFRTRKPPKTAWNIIRISDLRQRPQFQVTLNPRKNTIEFGINDFSGKLQTLVFRKAQVFDKEWHKVHFGVHRERVVLYVDCEFSEELPLDIRGPIDVNGEIAISKVAGTKRTVPIELQWMVMSCDPARPERETCEELPPPPPPREQIQPACEQTCPPGVAGRNGTDGPPGPRGLSGERGIQGLPGPQGLRGEPGTKGDMGLRGVPGETGKEGLPGNPGIAGPRGESGIPGSRGDTGPPGQVGPKGDRGDSGPTGQMGSPGPRGPPGPPGDITKVTGPQGLQGAPGERGFVGPPGPEGAQGQRGFTGEIGPPGTSGKDGTPGERGPKGDRGDRGTAGVRGPPGAPGVPGPPGPATSGTGGQTVPGPPGPAGNPGEPGMPGPQGERGNRGERGDLGERGVAGEKGDRGPAGLPGNDGTRGETGPAGKPGLPGSKGEPGQPGAVGLQGPPGSAGAPGPMGLTGPTGEVGRRGEPGNTGPAGPMGPPGTPGEVGPQGLPGGPGSRGETGPRGERGEIGPAGPTGSPGLLGPKGHEGKQGTDGEPGQRGEKGESGPRGPDGPRGFDGRPGAQGLIGRPGPKGDRGENGLPGTEGIRGPPGPNGLPGPIGPPGVAGLPGFVGKPGPPGPPGPPGPPGDAGVIPTNLIRNDGAGATGATGQPGLPGNPGLPGERGADGERGPEGATGLPGTPGAEGPTGRQGPVGPRGFAGLPGLPGPPGKTYSESDLRDICASVLRDHMEELVNGLQGPPGLPGRGRPGRPGPPGRIGHTGETGKVGPPGERGLTGLPGIPGPPGPEGPKGDVGSKGERGPGGIGMEGPMGPAGIQGPPGPPGVGVAGRAGERGDSGKPGPRGMIGPAGPPGAPGFCAGCSPQQFRPAGNDKGPGK; the protein is encoded by the exons AGAGTGGTGAAAGTGAGTttgacgaagatgaagaattGACTGACGACTTGGACGCACTTGGCAATTCTGAATACGACGAAATCGACGCTGAGG ATTCGTCGCCAAACCGCGGCGATGTTTCCGTTTTCACTCGTCCAG CTCCTGGAGCAGGAGATGTGGACTTTAATGGGCCTTGCTCCGACTATCGCCCGGGCGAGGACGATCTTCAAGCCTTTGATTTCATCCGCCAGTTCCGGTTAGACGTTCTCGAGACCAAGTACCCTGGCGTCACCAAGGTGCGCGGTTCCAGTCGCTTGCAAACTGCCTATCGCTTGGAGAAGGAAGCCGATTTGGTCGTTCCGACGAG AAACATTTTCCCTCAAGGCCTTCCGCAGCAGTTCTCGTTCATCTGCACTTTCCGAACGCGAAAACCACCGAAGACAGCATGGAACATTATTCGCATCAGTGATCTGCGTCAACGCCCACAGTTCCAGGTTACCCTCAATCCGCGCAAGAATACCATCGAGTTCGGCATTAACGACTTTAGCGGTAAGCTGCAAACGCTCGTCTTCCGCAAAGCCCAG GTCTTTGATAAAGAATGGCACAAAGTTCACTTTGGGGTGCATCGAGAACGCGTCGTCCTCTACGTCGACTGCGAGTTCAGCGAAGAACTTCCGCTCGACATCCGCGGACCTATCGACGTCAACGGAGAGATCGCCATTTCCAAAGTGGCCGGCACTAAACGAACTGTTCCG ATCGAACTTCAGTGGATGGTGATGAGCTGCGATCCCGCACGTCCTGAGCGTGAAACATGTGAAGAATTGCCG CCACCACCTCCACCCAGGGAGCAAATTCAGCCCGCTTGCGAACAGACATGTCCGCCAGGAGTAGCAGGACGAAACGGAACAGAT GGTCCACCTGGTCCCCGCGGTCTATCCGGAGAGCGTGGAATACAAGGTTTACCAGGACCTCAAGGTCTTCGTGGAGAGCCTGGCACTAAAGGAGATATG GGTTTGCGAGGAGTGCCAGGAGAAACCGGAAAGGAAGGTTTGCCGGGTAATCCTGGTATTGCTGGACCAAGAGGAGAATCCGGAATTCCCGGCTCTCGAGGAGACACG GGGCCCCCTGGTCAAGTTGGACCGAAAGGCGATAGAGGAGATTCCGGACCAACAGGTCAAATGGGTTCACCAGGTCCTCGAGGACCTCCAGGGCCTCCAGGAGATATTACCAAAGTAACAGGACCACAAGGTTTGCAAGGAGCGCCGGGTGAGAGAGGTTTCGTTGGACCTCCAGGTCCCGAAGGTGCGCAAGGACAGCGTGGTTtcactggagaaataggacccccAGGAACGTCAGGAAAGGACGGTACTCCTGGAGAACGAGGTCCTAAAGGAGATCGCGGTGACAGAGGAACGGCTGGTGTAAGAGGACCTCCAGGTGCACCCGGTGTTCCAGGACCACCAGGTCCGGCAACATCCGGTACAGGTGGTCAAACGGTGCCTGGTCCTCCAGGACCTGCTGGTAATCCCGGAGAGCCGGGCATGCCGGGACCTCAGGGTGAGAGGGGTAACCGAGGTGAAAGAGGAGACTTGGGAGAACGCGGAGTTGCTGGAGAAAAAGGTGATCGTGGACCAGCTGGTCTACCCGGTAATGACGGTACTCGCGGTGAAACTGGACCGGCAGGAAAACCAGGCTTGCCCGGTAGCAAAGGAGAGCCGGGACAACCTGGCGCTGTTGGCCTACAGGGTCCTCCAGGTTCAGCCGGAGCTCCG GGACCGATGGGTCTGACTGGCCCAACTGGAGAAGTTGGCAGACGAGGTGAGCCTGGCAATACTGGTCCTGCCGGTCCTATGGGCCCTCCTGGCACACCCGGAGAAGTTGGACCTCAAGGATTGCCAGGAGGACCTGGTAGCCGTGGTGAAACAGGACCGCGAGGAGAACGAGGCGAAATCGGTCCAGCTGGACCAACCGGAAGCCCTGGCTTGTTGGGACCGAAGGGTCATGAAGGCAAACAAGGAACCGATGGAGAGCCA GGCCAACGAGGAGAGAAAGGAGAAAGCGGACCTCGAGGACCTGATGGCCCTCGC GGCTTCGATGGCAGACCCGGTGCTCAAGGATTGATTGGACGTCCTGGACCTAAGGGAGATCGCGGAGAGAATGGTTTACCTGGTACTGAAGGAATTCGCGGCCCACCAGGCCCGAACGGTTTGCCTGGTCCTATTGGACCTCCTGGAGTAGCTGGATTGCCTGGCTTTGTCGGCAAACCTGGCCCACCAGGTCCACCAGGACCTCCCGGACCTCCTGGAGATGCTGGTGTCATTCCCACTAATCTGATAAGAAACGATGGTGCTGGTGCAACTGGCGCTACCGGCCAACCTGGTCTTCCTGGAAATCCTGGTTTG CCTGGAGAAAGAGGAGCGGATGGTGAACGTGGACCTGAAGGTGCCACTGGTTTGCCTGGAACACCGGGAGCTGAAGGACCTACTGGTAGACAAGGGCCCGTAGGACCGCGCGGATTCGCAGGATTGCCTGGCCTCCCCGGACCTCCT GGAAAAACTTACTCCGAATCCGATTTGAGAGATATCTGCGCATCGGTTCTTCGCG ACCACATGGAAGAACTGGTAAATGGACTTCAAGGTCCACCCGGTCTGCCTGGTCGTGGAAGACCCGGAAGGCCTGGTCCGCCAGGAAGAATTGGCCATACAG GCGAGACGGGCAAGGTTGGTCCGCCAGGCGAACGCGGCTTGACCGGTCTGCCGGGCATTCCAGGCCCACCAGGACCTGAAGGACCTAAGGGAGACGTCGGCTCTAAGGGTGAGCGTGGACCAGGAGGAATCGGTATGGAAGGACCTATGGGACCAGCTGGCATCCAAGGACCTCCTGGACCTCCCGGTGTAGGCGTTGCGGGCCGAGCTGGAGAACGTGGTGATTCCGGCAAACCAG GACCAAGAGGAATGATTGGACCTGCTGGCCCACCAGGAGCTCCTGGATTTTGTGCCGGCTGTTCGCCACAACAGTTCCGACCTGCCGGTAACGACAAGGGACCCGGTAAATAG
- the LOC130697494 gene encoding collagen alpha-1(XXII) chain-like isoform X3, with protein MVITVLSTRKRRKVVSQLLLFGLLLALQLWGTTEARQQRLKRQDSSPNRGDVSVFTRPAPGAGDVDFNGPCSDYRPGEDDLQAFDFIRQFRLDVLETKYPGVTKVRGSSRLQTAYRLEKEADLVVPTRNIFPQGLPQQFSFICTFRTRKPPKTAWNIIRISDLRQRPQFQVTLNPRKNTIEFGINDFSGKLQTLVFRKAQVFDKEWHKVHFGVHRERVVLYVDCEFSEELPLDIRGPIDVNGEIAISKVAGTKRTVPIELQWMVMSCDPARPERETCEELPPPPPPREQIQPACEQTCPPGVAGRNGTDGPPGPRGLSGERGIQGLPGPQGLRGEPGTKGDMGLRGVPGETGKEGLPGNPGIAGPRGESGIPGSRGDTGPPGQVGPKGDRGDSGPTGQMGSPGPRGPPGPPGDITKVTGPQGLQGAPGERGFVGPPGPEGAQGQRGFTGEIGPPGTSGKDGTPGERGPKGDRGDRGTAGVRGPPGAPGVPGPPGPATSGTGGQTVPGPPGPAGNPGEPGMPGPQGERGNRGERGDLGERGVAGEKGDRGPAGLPGNDGTRGETGPAGKPGLPGSKGEPGQPGAVGLQGPPGSAGAPGPMGLTGPTGEVGRRGEPGNTGPAGPMGPPGTPGEVGPQGLPGGPGSRGETGPRGERGEIGPAGPTGSPGLLGPKGHEGKQGTDGEPGQRGEKGESGPRGPDGPRGFDGRPGAQGLIGRPGPKGDRGENGLPGTEGIRGPPGPNGLPGPIGPPGVAGLPGFVGKPGPPGPPGPPGPPGDAGVIPTNLIRNDGAGATGATGQPGLPGNPGLPGERGADGERGPEGATGLPGTPGAEGPTGRQGPVGPRGFAGLPGLPGPPGKTYSESDLRDICASVLRDQLTELTARLVGPPGLPGRGRPGRPGQPGLQGATGETGKVGPPGERGLTGLPGIPGPPGPEGPKGDVGSKGERGPGGIGMEGPMGPAGIQGPPGPPGVGVAGRAGERGDSGKPGPRGMIGPAGPPGAPGFCAGCSPQQFRPAGNDKGPGK; from the exons ATTCGTCGCCAAACCGCGGCGATGTTTCCGTTTTCACTCGTCCAG CTCCTGGAGCAGGAGATGTGGACTTTAATGGGCCTTGCTCCGACTATCGCCCGGGCGAGGACGATCTTCAAGCCTTTGATTTCATCCGCCAGTTCCGGTTAGACGTTCTCGAGACCAAGTACCCTGGCGTCACCAAGGTGCGCGGTTCCAGTCGCTTGCAAACTGCCTATCGCTTGGAGAAGGAAGCCGATTTGGTCGTTCCGACGAG AAACATTTTCCCTCAAGGCCTTCCGCAGCAGTTCTCGTTCATCTGCACTTTCCGAACGCGAAAACCACCGAAGACAGCATGGAACATTATTCGCATCAGTGATCTGCGTCAACGCCCACAGTTCCAGGTTACCCTCAATCCGCGCAAGAATACCATCGAGTTCGGCATTAACGACTTTAGCGGTAAGCTGCAAACGCTCGTCTTCCGCAAAGCCCAG GTCTTTGATAAAGAATGGCACAAAGTTCACTTTGGGGTGCATCGAGAACGCGTCGTCCTCTACGTCGACTGCGAGTTCAGCGAAGAACTTCCGCTCGACATCCGCGGACCTATCGACGTCAACGGAGAGATCGCCATTTCCAAAGTGGCCGGCACTAAACGAACTGTTCCG ATCGAACTTCAGTGGATGGTGATGAGCTGCGATCCCGCACGTCCTGAGCGTGAAACATGTGAAGAATTGCCG CCACCACCTCCACCCAGGGAGCAAATTCAGCCCGCTTGCGAACAGACATGTCCGCCAGGAGTAGCAGGACGAAACGGAACAGAT GGTCCACCTGGTCCCCGCGGTCTATCCGGAGAGCGTGGAATACAAGGTTTACCAGGACCTCAAGGTCTTCGTGGAGAGCCTGGCACTAAAGGAGATATG GGTTTGCGAGGAGTGCCAGGAGAAACCGGAAAGGAAGGTTTGCCGGGTAATCCTGGTATTGCTGGACCAAGAGGAGAATCCGGAATTCCCGGCTCTCGAGGAGACACG GGGCCCCCTGGTCAAGTTGGACCGAAAGGCGATAGAGGAGATTCCGGACCAACAGGTCAAATGGGTTCACCAGGTCCTCGAGGACCTCCAGGGCCTCCAGGAGATATTACCAAAGTAACAGGACCACAAGGTTTGCAAGGAGCGCCGGGTGAGAGAGGTTTCGTTGGACCTCCAGGTCCCGAAGGTGCGCAAGGACAGCGTGGTTtcactggagaaataggacccccAGGAACGTCAGGAAAGGACGGTACTCCTGGAGAACGAGGTCCTAAAGGAGATCGCGGTGACAGAGGAACGGCTGGTGTAAGAGGACCTCCAGGTGCACCCGGTGTTCCAGGACCACCAGGTCCGGCAACATCCGGTACAGGTGGTCAAACGGTGCCTGGTCCTCCAGGACCTGCTGGTAATCCCGGAGAGCCGGGCATGCCGGGACCTCAGGGTGAGAGGGGTAACCGAGGTGAAAGAGGAGACTTGGGAGAACGCGGAGTTGCTGGAGAAAAAGGTGATCGTGGACCAGCTGGTCTACCCGGTAATGACGGTACTCGCGGTGAAACTGGACCGGCAGGAAAACCAGGCTTGCCCGGTAGCAAAGGAGAGCCGGGACAACCTGGCGCTGTTGGCCTACAGGGTCCTCCAGGTTCAGCCGGAGCTCCG GGACCGATGGGTCTGACTGGCCCAACTGGAGAAGTTGGCAGACGAGGTGAGCCTGGCAATACTGGTCCTGCCGGTCCTATGGGCCCTCCTGGCACACCCGGAGAAGTTGGACCTCAAGGATTGCCAGGAGGACCTGGTAGCCGTGGTGAAACAGGACCGCGAGGAGAACGAGGCGAAATCGGTCCAGCTGGACCAACCGGAAGCCCTGGCTTGTTGGGACCGAAGGGTCATGAAGGCAAACAAGGAACCGATGGAGAGCCA GGCCAACGAGGAGAGAAAGGAGAAAGCGGACCTCGAGGACCTGATGGCCCTCGC GGCTTCGATGGCAGACCCGGTGCTCAAGGATTGATTGGACGTCCTGGACCTAAGGGAGATCGCGGAGAGAATGGTTTACCTGGTACTGAAGGAATTCGCGGCCCACCAGGCCCGAACGGTTTGCCTGGTCCTATTGGACCTCCTGGAGTAGCTGGATTGCCTGGCTTTGTCGGCAAACCTGGCCCACCAGGTCCACCAGGACCTCCCGGACCTCCTGGAGATGCTGGTGTCATTCCCACTAATCTGATAAGAAACGATGGTGCTGGTGCAACTGGCGCTACCGGCCAACCTGGTCTTCCTGGAAATCCTGGTTTG CCTGGAGAAAGAGGAGCGGATGGTGAACGTGGACCTGAAGGTGCCACTGGTTTGCCTGGAACACCGGGAGCTGAAGGACCTACTGGTAGACAAGGGCCCGTAGGACCGCGCGGATTCGCAGGATTGCCTGGCCTCCCCGGACCTCCT GGAAAAACTTACTCCGAATCCGATTTGAGAGATATCTGCGCATCGGTTCTTCGCG ATCAACTTACAGAGTTAACAGCCAGATTGGTTGGTCCACCTGGCTTGCCCGGTCGTGGAAGACCGGGACGTCCTGGACAACCTGGTTTACAAGGAGCCACAG GCGAGACGGGCAAGGTTGGTCCGCCAGGCGAACGCGGCTTGACCGGTCTGCCGGGCATTCCAGGCCCACCAGGACCTGAAGGACCTAAGGGAGACGTCGGCTCTAAGGGTGAGCGTGGACCAGGAGGAATCGGTATGGAAGGACCTATGGGACCAGCTGGCATCCAAGGACCTCCTGGACCTCCCGGTGTAGGCGTTGCGGGCCGAGCTGGAGAACGTGGTGATTCCGGCAAACCAG GACCAAGAGGAATGATTGGACCTGCTGGCCCACCAGGAGCTCCTGGATTTTGTGCCGGCTGTTCGCCACAACAGTTCCGACCTGCCGGTAACGACAAGGGACCCGGTAAATAG
- the LOC130697494 gene encoding collagen alpha-1(XXII) chain-like isoform X1: MVITVLSTRKRRKVVSQLLLFGLLLALQLWGTTEARQQRLKRQESGESEFDEDEELTDDLDALGNSEYDEIDAEDSSPNRGDVSVFTRPAPGAGDVDFNGPCSDYRPGEDDLQAFDFIRQFRLDVLETKYPGVTKVRGSSRLQTAYRLEKEADLVVPTRNIFPQGLPQQFSFICTFRTRKPPKTAWNIIRISDLRQRPQFQVTLNPRKNTIEFGINDFSGKLQTLVFRKAQVFDKEWHKVHFGVHRERVVLYVDCEFSEELPLDIRGPIDVNGEIAISKVAGTKRTVPIELQWMVMSCDPARPERETCEELPPPPPPREQIQPACEQTCPPGVAGRNGTDGPPGPRGLSGERGIQGLPGPQGLRGEPGTKGDMGLRGVPGETGKEGLPGNPGIAGPRGESGIPGSRGDTGPPGQVGPKGDRGDSGPTGQMGSPGPRGPPGPPGDITKVTGPQGLQGAPGERGFVGPPGPEGAQGQRGFTGEIGPPGTSGKDGTPGERGPKGDRGDRGTAGVRGPPGAPGVPGPPGPATSGTGGQTVPGPPGPAGNPGEPGMPGPQGERGNRGERGDLGERGVAGEKGDRGPAGLPGNDGTRGETGPAGKPGLPGSKGEPGQPGAVGLQGPPGSAGAPGPMGLTGPTGEVGRRGEPGNTGPAGPMGPPGTPGEVGPQGLPGGPGSRGETGPRGERGEIGPAGPTGSPGLLGPKGHEGKQGTDGEPGQRGEKGESGPRGPDGPRGFDGRPGAQGLIGRPGPKGDRGENGLPGTEGIRGPPGPNGLPGPIGPPGVAGLPGFVGKPGPPGPPGPPGPPGDAGVIPTNLIRNDGAGATGATGQPGLPGNPGLPGERGADGERGPEGATGLPGTPGAEGPTGRQGPVGPRGFAGLPGLPGPPGKTYSESDLRDICASVLRDQLTELTARLVGPPGLPGRGRPGRPGQPGLQGATGETGKVGPPGERGLTGLPGIPGPPGPEGPKGDVGSKGERGPGGIGMEGPMGPAGIQGPPGPPGVGVAGRAGERGDSGKPGPRGMIGPAGPPGAPGFCAGCSPQQFRPAGNDKGPGK; the protein is encoded by the exons AGAGTGGTGAAAGTGAGTttgacgaagatgaagaattGACTGACGACTTGGACGCACTTGGCAATTCTGAATACGACGAAATCGACGCTGAGG ATTCGTCGCCAAACCGCGGCGATGTTTCCGTTTTCACTCGTCCAG CTCCTGGAGCAGGAGATGTGGACTTTAATGGGCCTTGCTCCGACTATCGCCCGGGCGAGGACGATCTTCAAGCCTTTGATTTCATCCGCCAGTTCCGGTTAGACGTTCTCGAGACCAAGTACCCTGGCGTCACCAAGGTGCGCGGTTCCAGTCGCTTGCAAACTGCCTATCGCTTGGAGAAGGAAGCCGATTTGGTCGTTCCGACGAG AAACATTTTCCCTCAAGGCCTTCCGCAGCAGTTCTCGTTCATCTGCACTTTCCGAACGCGAAAACCACCGAAGACAGCATGGAACATTATTCGCATCAGTGATCTGCGTCAACGCCCACAGTTCCAGGTTACCCTCAATCCGCGCAAGAATACCATCGAGTTCGGCATTAACGACTTTAGCGGTAAGCTGCAAACGCTCGTCTTCCGCAAAGCCCAG GTCTTTGATAAAGAATGGCACAAAGTTCACTTTGGGGTGCATCGAGAACGCGTCGTCCTCTACGTCGACTGCGAGTTCAGCGAAGAACTTCCGCTCGACATCCGCGGACCTATCGACGTCAACGGAGAGATCGCCATTTCCAAAGTGGCCGGCACTAAACGAACTGTTCCG ATCGAACTTCAGTGGATGGTGATGAGCTGCGATCCCGCACGTCCTGAGCGTGAAACATGTGAAGAATTGCCG CCACCACCTCCACCCAGGGAGCAAATTCAGCCCGCTTGCGAACAGACATGTCCGCCAGGAGTAGCAGGACGAAACGGAACAGAT GGTCCACCTGGTCCCCGCGGTCTATCCGGAGAGCGTGGAATACAAGGTTTACCAGGACCTCAAGGTCTTCGTGGAGAGCCTGGCACTAAAGGAGATATG GGTTTGCGAGGAGTGCCAGGAGAAACCGGAAAGGAAGGTTTGCCGGGTAATCCTGGTATTGCTGGACCAAGAGGAGAATCCGGAATTCCCGGCTCTCGAGGAGACACG GGGCCCCCTGGTCAAGTTGGACCGAAAGGCGATAGAGGAGATTCCGGACCAACAGGTCAAATGGGTTCACCAGGTCCTCGAGGACCTCCAGGGCCTCCAGGAGATATTACCAAAGTAACAGGACCACAAGGTTTGCAAGGAGCGCCGGGTGAGAGAGGTTTCGTTGGACCTCCAGGTCCCGAAGGTGCGCAAGGACAGCGTGGTTtcactggagaaataggacccccAGGAACGTCAGGAAAGGACGGTACTCCTGGAGAACGAGGTCCTAAAGGAGATCGCGGTGACAGAGGAACGGCTGGTGTAAGAGGACCTCCAGGTGCACCCGGTGTTCCAGGACCACCAGGTCCGGCAACATCCGGTACAGGTGGTCAAACGGTGCCTGGTCCTCCAGGACCTGCTGGTAATCCCGGAGAGCCGGGCATGCCGGGACCTCAGGGTGAGAGGGGTAACCGAGGTGAAAGAGGAGACTTGGGAGAACGCGGAGTTGCTGGAGAAAAAGGTGATCGTGGACCAGCTGGTCTACCCGGTAATGACGGTACTCGCGGTGAAACTGGACCGGCAGGAAAACCAGGCTTGCCCGGTAGCAAAGGAGAGCCGGGACAACCTGGCGCTGTTGGCCTACAGGGTCCTCCAGGTTCAGCCGGAGCTCCG GGACCGATGGGTCTGACTGGCCCAACTGGAGAAGTTGGCAGACGAGGTGAGCCTGGCAATACTGGTCCTGCCGGTCCTATGGGCCCTCCTGGCACACCCGGAGAAGTTGGACCTCAAGGATTGCCAGGAGGACCTGGTAGCCGTGGTGAAACAGGACCGCGAGGAGAACGAGGCGAAATCGGTCCAGCTGGACCAACCGGAAGCCCTGGCTTGTTGGGACCGAAGGGTCATGAAGGCAAACAAGGAACCGATGGAGAGCCA GGCCAACGAGGAGAGAAAGGAGAAAGCGGACCTCGAGGACCTGATGGCCCTCGC GGCTTCGATGGCAGACCCGGTGCTCAAGGATTGATTGGACGTCCTGGACCTAAGGGAGATCGCGGAGAGAATGGTTTACCTGGTACTGAAGGAATTCGCGGCCCACCAGGCCCGAACGGTTTGCCTGGTCCTATTGGACCTCCTGGAGTAGCTGGATTGCCTGGCTTTGTCGGCAAACCTGGCCCACCAGGTCCACCAGGACCTCCCGGACCTCCTGGAGATGCTGGTGTCATTCCCACTAATCTGATAAGAAACGATGGTGCTGGTGCAACTGGCGCTACCGGCCAACCTGGTCTTCCTGGAAATCCTGGTTTG CCTGGAGAAAGAGGAGCGGATGGTGAACGTGGACCTGAAGGTGCCACTGGTTTGCCTGGAACACCGGGAGCTGAAGGACCTACTGGTAGACAAGGGCCCGTAGGACCGCGCGGATTCGCAGGATTGCCTGGCCTCCCCGGACCTCCT GGAAAAACTTACTCCGAATCCGATTTGAGAGATATCTGCGCATCGGTTCTTCGCG ATCAACTTACAGAGTTAACAGCCAGATTGGTTGGTCCACCTGGCTTGCCCGGTCGTGGAAGACCGGGACGTCCTGGACAACCTGGTTTACAAGGAGCCACAG GCGAGACGGGCAAGGTTGGTCCGCCAGGCGAACGCGGCTTGACCGGTCTGCCGGGCATTCCAGGCCCACCAGGACCTGAAGGACCTAAGGGAGACGTCGGCTCTAAGGGTGAGCGTGGACCAGGAGGAATCGGTATGGAAGGACCTATGGGACCAGCTGGCATCCAAGGACCTCCTGGACCTCCCGGTGTAGGCGTTGCGGGCCGAGCTGGAGAACGTGGTGATTCCGGCAAACCAG GACCAAGAGGAATGATTGGACCTGCTGGCCCACCAGGAGCTCCTGGATTTTGTGCCGGCTGTTCGCCACAACAGTTCCGACCTGCCGGTAACGACAAGGGACCCGGTAAATAG